One window of Ziziphus jujuba cultivar Dongzao chromosome 5, ASM3175591v1 genomic DNA carries:
- the LOC107429114 gene encoding uncharacterized protein LOC107429114 isoform X2: MASVLSAFKLSSSSPLLSLDHASASLSSPSSSSVFKYRPAVILPGLGNNSSDYQKLELTLRNYGVETVVAKVSRYLKRVDEAVQEAKELSQGCTLSLIGHSAGGWLARIYMEDFGISHISLLLTLGTPHLPPPKGLPGVIDQTRGLLNYVEKHCSKAVYTSQLKYVCIAGRYIQGAPFFGSSNANVDNVLPIEGTALPISESDGAVINNTSTSTSVSTTTLRARIVGQGYKQVCGEANVWGDGVVPQASAHLDGALNISLDGVYHSPLGSDDASKPWYGSPDVVEQWIHHLLN, from the exons ATGGCTTCCGTTTTGTCAGCATTTAAACTATCTTCTTCCTCGCCGCTACTCTCACTAGACCACGCATCTGCTTCTTtatcttcaccttcttcttcttccgtCTTCAAGTACCGCCCTGCCGTTATTCTTCCA GGCTTGGGAAACAATTCGAGTGATTATCAAAAGTTGGAGCTTACTTTGCGAAACTACGGAGTGGAGACGGTAGTCGCTAAGGTGTCCAG GTATTTGAAAAGGGTTGACGAGGCCGTTCAAGAGGCAAAGGAGCTTAGCCAAG GTTGTACTTTGTCTCTTATTGGACACTCAGCTGGGGGATGGCTTGCACGCATCTACATGGAAGATTTTGGGATTTCCCATATTTCCTTATTATTGACCCTTGGAACCCCCCACCT GCCACCTCCAAAAGGTTTACCAGGGGTCATTGATCAAACAAGAGGTCTGCTCAATTATGTTGAAAAGCATTGCTCAAAAGCTGTTTATACTTCTCAACTGAAATATGTATGTATTGCTGGGAG GTATATCCAAGGTGCACCCTTCTTTGGCAGCTCAAATGCAAACGTTGATAATGTGCTTCCCATTGAAGGTACGGCACTACCAATATCAGAATCAGATGGTGCTGTCATAAATAACACGAGCACCTCCACTTCAGTGTCAACTACCACCCTCCGTGCTCGCATTGTAGGGCAAGGGTATAAGCAG GTCTGTGGAGAGGCAAATGTTTGGGGTGATGGAGTTGTGCCTCAAGCATCAGCACATCTGGATGGTGCGCTGAATATCAGTTTGGACGGTGTTTACCACTCCCCGCTTGGTTCAGATGATGCTTCAAAACCATGGTATGGTTCCCCGGATGTTGTAGAGCAATGGATACACCACCTCCTTAATTAA
- the LOC107429474 gene encoding MLO-like protein 1 isoform X1 has product MSGGSEEEGTTLEYTPTWIVAAVCTVIVAISLAVERLLHYAGVFLKKKNQKPLYEALQKVKEELMLLGFISLLLTVFQNAISKICVPQRVVQNLLPCKLPSQSHEEPKSAAHFQAFFSSTATRLLSEESSSEGQLGYCGRKNKVPLLSLEALHHLHIFIFILAIVHVTFCALTILFGGAKIRQWKHWEDSIAKENYDTEQVIKSKVTHVHEHAFIKDHFLGIGKNSALLGWLHSFLKQFYASVTKSDYVTLRLGFIMTHCKGNPKFNFHKYMIRALEDDFKTVVGISWYLWVFVVIFLLLNINGWHTYFWIAFIPFILLLAVGTKLEHVITQMAQEVAEKHIAIEGELVVQPSDEHFWFGHPRIVLFLIHFILFQNSFEMAFFFWILKLFLFVYFLTQFQYSFDSCIMGHVRFIVPRLIIGVFIQVLCSYSTLPLYAIVTQMGSSFKKAIFDEHVQAGLLGWAQKVKQKKGLKAAAGDASGSGSGTGQATSNNGSTTGIQLGRIVHKASTQEIQPAIASDGSK; this is encoded by the exons ATGAGTGGTGGGAGCGAAGAAGAAGGGACGACCTTAGAGTACACCCCGACATGGATTGTGGCAGCAGTTTGCACTGTAATCGTGGCTATTTCTCTGGCGGTGGAGCGTCTCCTCCACTACGCCGGAGTgttcttgaagaagaagaaccagAAGCCCCTGTACGAAGCGTTGCAGAAAGTGAAGGAGGAGTTGATGCTGTTGGGCTTCATTTCTCTCCTTCTCACTGTTTTCCAGAACGCCATCTCCAAAATCTGCGTCCCTCAGCGTGTCGTCCAAAATCTCCTCCCATGCAAACTCCCCTCTCAATCTCATGAGGAACCCAAATCCGCCGCCCATTTCCAGGCCTTCTTCTCCTCCACTGCCACCCGCCTCCTCTCTGAAGAATCCTCCTCTGAGGGACAGCTCGGTTATTGTGGACGCAAG AACAAGGTACCATTGTTATCTCTTGAAGCGCTGCACCATCTGCACATCTTTATCTTCATCCTGGCTATTGTCCATGTCACCTTCTGTGCTCTCACTATTCTATTTGGTGGAGCAAAG ATACGTCAATGGAAACACTGGGAGGACTCAATTGCAAAGGAAAATTATGACACAGAACAAG TTATTAAATCCAAAGTCACCCATGTCCATGAACATGCTTTTATCAAGGATCATTTTCTCGGTATTGGTAAAAATTCAGCTCTGCTGGGTTGGCTg CATTCTTTTCTCAAGCAATTTTATGCATCTGTCACCAAATCAGATTATGTGACCCTACGGCTAGGATTCATCATG ACTCATTGCAAGGGAAATCCCAAGTTTAATTTTCACAAGTATATGATACGTGCCCTTGAAGATGATTTTAAGACAGTTGTGGGTATAAG TTGGTATCTTTGGGTATTTGTGGTGATCTTCTTGTTGCTTAATATTAATG GCTGGCACACTTACTTCTGGATAGCTTTCATTCCTTTCATT CTTTTACTTGCTGTGGGCACTAAGCTGGAGCATGTTATTACCCAAATGGCTCAGGAGGTTGCTGAGAAACATATAGCAATAGAAGGGGAACTAGTAGTTCAACCATCAGATGAACACTTCTGGTTTGGTCATCCACGAATTGTTCTCTTCTTGATTCATTTCATCCTTTTCCAAAATTCTTTTGAGATGGCATTTTTTTTCTGGATATTG AAACTTTTTCTGTTTGTGTATTTTTTGACACAGTTTCAATATTCATTTGACTCCTGCATAATGGGACATGTACGTTTTATTGTTCCAAGGCTTATCATTGG GGTGTTCATTCAGGTTCTCTGTAGTTACAGCACCCTACCACTCTATGCCATTGTCACACAG ATGGGAAGTTCTTTCAAGAAAGCCATATTCGATGAGCATGTGCAAGCCGGCCTTCTTGGTTGGGCTCAGAAGGTGAAGCAAAAGAAGGGACTAAAAGCAGCTGCTGGCGACGCCTCTGGATCTGGGTCTGGTACGGGTCAAGCAACATCCAATAATGGTTCTACTACAGGAATCCAGCTGGGGAGAATAGTACACAAGGCATCTACACAGGAGATACAGCCTGCAATCGCTTCTGATGGCTCCAAGTGA
- the LOC107429474 gene encoding MLO-like protein 1 isoform X3, with protein MSGGSEEEGTTLEYTPTWIVAAVCTVIVAISLAVERLLHYAGVFLKKKNQKPLYEALQKVKEELMLLGFISLLLTVFQNAISKICVPQRVVQNLLPCKLPSQSHEEPKSAAHFQAFFSSTATRLLSEESSSEGQLGYCGRKNKVPLLSLEALHHLHIFIFILAIVHVTFCALTILFGGAKIRQWKHWEDSIAKENYDTEQVIKSKVTHVHEHAFIKDHFLGIGKNSALLGWLHSFLKQFYASVTKSDYVTLRLGFIMTHCKGNPKFNFHKYMIRALEDDFKTVVGISWYLWVFVVIFLLLNINGWHTYFWIAFIPFILLLAVGTKLEHVITQMAQEVAEKHIAIEGELVVQPSDEHFWFGHPRIVLFLIHFILFQNSFEMAFFFWILKLFLFVYFLTQFQYSFDSCIMGHVRFIVPRLIIGFSVVTAPYHSMPLSHRWEVLSRKPYSMSMCKPAFLVGLRR; from the exons ATGAGTGGTGGGAGCGAAGAAGAAGGGACGACCTTAGAGTACACCCCGACATGGATTGTGGCAGCAGTTTGCACTGTAATCGTGGCTATTTCTCTGGCGGTGGAGCGTCTCCTCCACTACGCCGGAGTgttcttgaagaagaagaaccagAAGCCCCTGTACGAAGCGTTGCAGAAAGTGAAGGAGGAGTTGATGCTGTTGGGCTTCATTTCTCTCCTTCTCACTGTTTTCCAGAACGCCATCTCCAAAATCTGCGTCCCTCAGCGTGTCGTCCAAAATCTCCTCCCATGCAAACTCCCCTCTCAATCTCATGAGGAACCCAAATCCGCCGCCCATTTCCAGGCCTTCTTCTCCTCCACTGCCACCCGCCTCCTCTCTGAAGAATCCTCCTCTGAGGGACAGCTCGGTTATTGTGGACGCAAG AACAAGGTACCATTGTTATCTCTTGAAGCGCTGCACCATCTGCACATCTTTATCTTCATCCTGGCTATTGTCCATGTCACCTTCTGTGCTCTCACTATTCTATTTGGTGGAGCAAAG ATACGTCAATGGAAACACTGGGAGGACTCAATTGCAAAGGAAAATTATGACACAGAACAAG TTATTAAATCCAAAGTCACCCATGTCCATGAACATGCTTTTATCAAGGATCATTTTCTCGGTATTGGTAAAAATTCAGCTCTGCTGGGTTGGCTg CATTCTTTTCTCAAGCAATTTTATGCATCTGTCACCAAATCAGATTATGTGACCCTACGGCTAGGATTCATCATG ACTCATTGCAAGGGAAATCCCAAGTTTAATTTTCACAAGTATATGATACGTGCCCTTGAAGATGATTTTAAGACAGTTGTGGGTATAAG TTGGTATCTTTGGGTATTTGTGGTGATCTTCTTGTTGCTTAATATTAATG GCTGGCACACTTACTTCTGGATAGCTTTCATTCCTTTCATT CTTTTACTTGCTGTGGGCACTAAGCTGGAGCATGTTATTACCCAAATGGCTCAGGAGGTTGCTGAGAAACATATAGCAATAGAAGGGGAACTAGTAGTTCAACCATCAGATGAACACTTCTGGTTTGGTCATCCACGAATTGTTCTCTTCTTGATTCATTTCATCCTTTTCCAAAATTCTTTTGAGATGGCATTTTTTTTCTGGATATTG AAACTTTTTCTGTTTGTGTATTTTTTGACACAGTTTCAATATTCATTTGACTCCTGCATAATGGGACATGTACGTTTTATTGTTCCAAGGCTTATCATTGG GTTCTCTGTAGTTACAGCACCCTACCACTCTATGCCATTGTCACACAG ATGGGAAGTTCTTTCAAGAAAGCCATATTCGATGAGCATGTGCAAGCCGGCCTTCTTGGTTGGGCTCAGAAGGTGA
- the LOC107429504 gene encoding uncharacterized protein LOC107429504 isoform X1: MAVSPCILQRLRPNLPPLLLPPYHYSRSHTTLTASASQKHRPISPDLVALEYADLNLSHRVSPELGQVRIRQHVNPLSASFSAPIEVPDWSQVFRDPTLPLMVDIGSGSGRFLIWLAKRNLDSKNYLGLEIRQKLVKRAQFWVKELALDNVYFLFANATNSFKQLVSTYPGPLMLVSILCPDPHFKKRHHKRRVVQKPLVDSIMNSLVPGGQVFMQSDVLEVAVDMRNQFDSEANSLEHIDELDSTVLCDSDGWLLRNPMGIRTEREIHAEYEGAKIYRRMYQRHV, encoded by the exons ATGGCTGTTTCTCCTTGTATACTTCAAAGGCTTAGGCCAAATCTACCACCACTGCTTCTTCCACCTTACCACTACTCCCGCTCCCACACAACACTCACTGCTTCTGCTTCACAAAAACACCGCCCCATCAGCCCTGACCTTGTTGCCCTGGAATATGCCGACCTTAATCTCTCCCACAGAGTTTCTCCG GAATTGGGTCAGGTTAGGATCAGACAGCATGTCAACCCACTTAGTGCCTCTTTCTCT GCGCCTATCGAAGTTCCTGATTGGAGTCAAGTCTTCAGAGACCCAACATTACCACTAATGGTGGATATTGGAAGTG GAAGTGGCAGATTTCTTATATGGCTTGCAAAAAGAAATCttgattcaaaaaattatttgggaCTGGAAATACGACAGAAA CTGGTCAAGCGTGCTCAGTTCTGGGTAAAAGAGCTAGCTCTTGATAATGT ATATTTCTTATTTGCAAATGCTACAAATTCTTTCAAACAACTAGTATCTACATACCCTGGACCCCTGATGCTAGTTTCGATCCTG TGCCCAGATCCTCATTTTAAGAAAAGACACCATAAGAGAAGGGTTGTCCAGAAGCCTTTAGTAGATTCCATCATGAACAGCTTAGTGCCTGGAGGCCAG GTTTTCATGCAATCTGATGTGTTGGAGGTGGCAGTTGACATGAGAAATCAGTTTGATTCAGAAGCCAATTCTCTCGAGCACATTGATGAGCTTGACTCGACTGTGCTGTGTGACAGTGATGGATGGTTGTTGCGGAACCCAATGGGGATAAGGACAGAGAGAGAAATTCATGCTGAATATGAAGGTGCTAAGATATACAGAAGGATGTACCAAAGACATGTTTAG
- the LOC107429474 gene encoding MLO-like protein 1 isoform X4, which produces MSGGSEEEGTTLEYTPTWIVAAVCTVIVAISLAVERLLHYAGVFLKKKNQKPLYEALQKVKEELMLLGFISLLLTVFQNAISKICVPQRVVQNLLPCKLPSQSHEEPKSAAHFQAFFSSTATRLLSEESSSEGQLGYCGRKNKVPLLSLEALHHLHIFIFILAIVHVTFCALTILFGGAKIRQWKHWEDSIAKENYDTEQVIKSKVTHVHEHAFIKDHFLGIGKNSALLGWLHSFLKQFYASVTKSDYVTLRLGFIMTHCKGNPKFNFHKYMIRALEDDFKTVVGISWYLWVFVVIFLLLNINGWHTYFWIAFIPFILLLAVGTKLEHVITQMAQEVAEKHIAIEGELVVQPSDEHFWFGHPRIVLFLIHFILFQNSFEMAFFFWILFQYSFDSCIMGHVRFIVPRLIIGFSVVTAPYHSMPLSHRWEVLSRKPYSMSMCKPAFLVGLRR; this is translated from the exons ATGAGTGGTGGGAGCGAAGAAGAAGGGACGACCTTAGAGTACACCCCGACATGGATTGTGGCAGCAGTTTGCACTGTAATCGTGGCTATTTCTCTGGCGGTGGAGCGTCTCCTCCACTACGCCGGAGTgttcttgaagaagaagaaccagAAGCCCCTGTACGAAGCGTTGCAGAAAGTGAAGGAGGAGTTGATGCTGTTGGGCTTCATTTCTCTCCTTCTCACTGTTTTCCAGAACGCCATCTCCAAAATCTGCGTCCCTCAGCGTGTCGTCCAAAATCTCCTCCCATGCAAACTCCCCTCTCAATCTCATGAGGAACCCAAATCCGCCGCCCATTTCCAGGCCTTCTTCTCCTCCACTGCCACCCGCCTCCTCTCTGAAGAATCCTCCTCTGAGGGACAGCTCGGTTATTGTGGACGCAAG AACAAGGTACCATTGTTATCTCTTGAAGCGCTGCACCATCTGCACATCTTTATCTTCATCCTGGCTATTGTCCATGTCACCTTCTGTGCTCTCACTATTCTATTTGGTGGAGCAAAG ATACGTCAATGGAAACACTGGGAGGACTCAATTGCAAAGGAAAATTATGACACAGAACAAG TTATTAAATCCAAAGTCACCCATGTCCATGAACATGCTTTTATCAAGGATCATTTTCTCGGTATTGGTAAAAATTCAGCTCTGCTGGGTTGGCTg CATTCTTTTCTCAAGCAATTTTATGCATCTGTCACCAAATCAGATTATGTGACCCTACGGCTAGGATTCATCATG ACTCATTGCAAGGGAAATCCCAAGTTTAATTTTCACAAGTATATGATACGTGCCCTTGAAGATGATTTTAAGACAGTTGTGGGTATAAG TTGGTATCTTTGGGTATTTGTGGTGATCTTCTTGTTGCTTAATATTAATG GCTGGCACACTTACTTCTGGATAGCTTTCATTCCTTTCATT CTTTTACTTGCTGTGGGCACTAAGCTGGAGCATGTTATTACCCAAATGGCTCAGGAGGTTGCTGAGAAACATATAGCAATAGAAGGGGAACTAGTAGTTCAACCATCAGATGAACACTTCTGGTTTGGTCATCCACGAATTGTTCTCTTCTTGATTCATTTCATCCTTTTCCAAAATTCTTTTGAGATGGCATTTTTTTTCTGGATATTG TTTCAATATTCATTTGACTCCTGCATAATGGGACATGTACGTTTTATTGTTCCAAGGCTTATCATTGG GTTCTCTGTAGTTACAGCACCCTACCACTCTATGCCATTGTCACACAG ATGGGAAGTTCTTTCAAGAAAGCCATATTCGATGAGCATGTGCAAGCCGGCCTTCTTGGTTGGGCTCAGAAGGTGA
- the LOC107429474 gene encoding MLO-like protein 1 isoform X2, with amino-acid sequence MSGGSEEEGTTLEYTPTWIVAAVCTVIVAISLAVERLLHYAGVFLKKKNQKPLYEALQKVKEELMLLGFISLLLTVFQNAISKICVPQRVVQNLLPCKLPSQSHEEPKSAAHFQAFFSSTATRLLSEESSSEGQLGYCGRKNKVPLLSLEALHHLHIFIFILAIVHVTFCALTILFGGAKIRQWKHWEDSIAKENYDTEQVIKSKVTHVHEHAFIKDHFLGIGKNSALLGWLHSFLKQFYASVTKSDYVTLRLGFIMTHCKGNPKFNFHKYMIRALEDDFKTVVGISWYLWVFVVIFLLLNINGWHTYFWIAFIPFILLLAVGTKLEHVITQMAQEVAEKHIAIEGELVVQPSDEHFWFGHPRIVLFLIHFILFQNSFEMAFFFWILFQYSFDSCIMGHVRFIVPRLIIGVFIQVLCSYSTLPLYAIVTQMGSSFKKAIFDEHVQAGLLGWAQKVKQKKGLKAAAGDASGSGSGTGQATSNNGSTTGIQLGRIVHKASTQEIQPAIASDGSK; translated from the exons ATGAGTGGTGGGAGCGAAGAAGAAGGGACGACCTTAGAGTACACCCCGACATGGATTGTGGCAGCAGTTTGCACTGTAATCGTGGCTATTTCTCTGGCGGTGGAGCGTCTCCTCCACTACGCCGGAGTgttcttgaagaagaagaaccagAAGCCCCTGTACGAAGCGTTGCAGAAAGTGAAGGAGGAGTTGATGCTGTTGGGCTTCATTTCTCTCCTTCTCACTGTTTTCCAGAACGCCATCTCCAAAATCTGCGTCCCTCAGCGTGTCGTCCAAAATCTCCTCCCATGCAAACTCCCCTCTCAATCTCATGAGGAACCCAAATCCGCCGCCCATTTCCAGGCCTTCTTCTCCTCCACTGCCACCCGCCTCCTCTCTGAAGAATCCTCCTCTGAGGGACAGCTCGGTTATTGTGGACGCAAG AACAAGGTACCATTGTTATCTCTTGAAGCGCTGCACCATCTGCACATCTTTATCTTCATCCTGGCTATTGTCCATGTCACCTTCTGTGCTCTCACTATTCTATTTGGTGGAGCAAAG ATACGTCAATGGAAACACTGGGAGGACTCAATTGCAAAGGAAAATTATGACACAGAACAAG TTATTAAATCCAAAGTCACCCATGTCCATGAACATGCTTTTATCAAGGATCATTTTCTCGGTATTGGTAAAAATTCAGCTCTGCTGGGTTGGCTg CATTCTTTTCTCAAGCAATTTTATGCATCTGTCACCAAATCAGATTATGTGACCCTACGGCTAGGATTCATCATG ACTCATTGCAAGGGAAATCCCAAGTTTAATTTTCACAAGTATATGATACGTGCCCTTGAAGATGATTTTAAGACAGTTGTGGGTATAAG TTGGTATCTTTGGGTATTTGTGGTGATCTTCTTGTTGCTTAATATTAATG GCTGGCACACTTACTTCTGGATAGCTTTCATTCCTTTCATT CTTTTACTTGCTGTGGGCACTAAGCTGGAGCATGTTATTACCCAAATGGCTCAGGAGGTTGCTGAGAAACATATAGCAATAGAAGGGGAACTAGTAGTTCAACCATCAGATGAACACTTCTGGTTTGGTCATCCACGAATTGTTCTCTTCTTGATTCATTTCATCCTTTTCCAAAATTCTTTTGAGATGGCATTTTTTTTCTGGATATTG TTTCAATATTCATTTGACTCCTGCATAATGGGACATGTACGTTTTATTGTTCCAAGGCTTATCATTGG GGTGTTCATTCAGGTTCTCTGTAGTTACAGCACCCTACCACTCTATGCCATTGTCACACAG ATGGGAAGTTCTTTCAAGAAAGCCATATTCGATGAGCATGTGCAAGCCGGCCTTCTTGGTTGGGCTCAGAAGGTGAAGCAAAAGAAGGGACTAAAAGCAGCTGCTGGCGACGCCTCTGGATCTGGGTCTGGTACGGGTCAAGCAACATCCAATAATGGTTCTACTACAGGAATCCAGCTGGGGAGAATAGTACACAAGGCATCTACACAGGAGATACAGCCTGCAATCGCTTCTGATGGCTCCAAGTGA
- the LOC107429504 gene encoding uncharacterized protein LOC107429504 isoform X2, translated as MAVSPCILQRLRPNLPPLLLPPYHYSRSHTTLTASASQKHRPISPDLVALEYADLNLSHRVSPELGQVRIRQHVNPLSASFSAPIEVPDWSQVFRDPTLPLMVDIGSGSGRFLIWLAKRNLDSKNYLGLEIRQKLVKRAQFWVKELALDNVYFLFANATNSFKQLVSTYPGPLMLVSILCPDPHFKKRHHKRRVVQKPLVDSIMNSLVPGGQVFMQSDVLEVAVDMRNQFDSEANSLEHIDELDSTVLCDSDGWLLRNPMGIRTEREIHAEYEG; from the exons ATGGCTGTTTCTCCTTGTATACTTCAAAGGCTTAGGCCAAATCTACCACCACTGCTTCTTCCACCTTACCACTACTCCCGCTCCCACACAACACTCACTGCTTCTGCTTCACAAAAACACCGCCCCATCAGCCCTGACCTTGTTGCCCTGGAATATGCCGACCTTAATCTCTCCCACAGAGTTTCTCCG GAATTGGGTCAGGTTAGGATCAGACAGCATGTCAACCCACTTAGTGCCTCTTTCTCT GCGCCTATCGAAGTTCCTGATTGGAGTCAAGTCTTCAGAGACCCAACATTACCACTAATGGTGGATATTGGAAGTG GAAGTGGCAGATTTCTTATATGGCTTGCAAAAAGAAATCttgattcaaaaaattatttgggaCTGGAAATACGACAGAAA CTGGTCAAGCGTGCTCAGTTCTGGGTAAAAGAGCTAGCTCTTGATAATGT ATATTTCTTATTTGCAAATGCTACAAATTCTTTCAAACAACTAGTATCTACATACCCTGGACCCCTGATGCTAGTTTCGATCCTG TGCCCAGATCCTCATTTTAAGAAAAGACACCATAAGAGAAGGGTTGTCCAGAAGCCTTTAGTAGATTCCATCATGAACAGCTTAGTGCCTGGAGGCCAG GTTTTCATGCAATCTGATGTGTTGGAGGTGGCAGTTGACATGAGAAATCAGTTTGATTCAGAAGCCAATTCTCTCGAGCACATTGATGAGCTTGACTCGACTGTGCTGTGTGACAGTGATGGATGGTTGTTGCGGAACCCAATGGGGATAAGGACAGAGAGAGAAATTCATGCTGAATATGAAG GGTAA
- the LOC107429114 gene encoding uncharacterized protein LOC107429114 isoform X1 — MASVLSAFKLSSSSPLLSLDHASASLSSPSSSSVFKYRPAVILPGLGNNSSDYQKLELTLRNYGVETVVAKVSRFDWLRNAAGLVDPNYWRGTLRPRPVLDWYLKRVDEAVQEAKELSQGCTLSLIGHSAGGWLARIYMEDFGISHISLLLTLGTPHLPPPKGLPGVIDQTRGLLNYVEKHCSKAVYTSQLKYVCIAGRYIQGAPFFGSSNANVDNVLPIEGTALPISESDGAVINNTSTSTSVSTTTLRARIVGQGYKQVCGEANVWGDGVVPQASAHLDGALNISLDGVYHSPLGSDDASKPWYGSPDVVEQWIHHLLN, encoded by the exons ATGGCTTCCGTTTTGTCAGCATTTAAACTATCTTCTTCCTCGCCGCTACTCTCACTAGACCACGCATCTGCTTCTTtatcttcaccttcttcttcttccgtCTTCAAGTACCGCCCTGCCGTTATTCTTCCA GGCTTGGGAAACAATTCGAGTGATTATCAAAAGTTGGAGCTTACTTTGCGAAACTACGGAGTGGAGACGGTAGTCGCTAAGGTGTCCAGGTTTGATTGGCTGCGGAATGCTGCCGGTTTGGTTGACCCCAATTACTGGCGGGGAACTCTCCGTCCCCGCCCTGTACTCGATTG GTATTTGAAAAGGGTTGACGAGGCCGTTCAAGAGGCAAAGGAGCTTAGCCAAG GTTGTACTTTGTCTCTTATTGGACACTCAGCTGGGGGATGGCTTGCACGCATCTACATGGAAGATTTTGGGATTTCCCATATTTCCTTATTATTGACCCTTGGAACCCCCCACCT GCCACCTCCAAAAGGTTTACCAGGGGTCATTGATCAAACAAGAGGTCTGCTCAATTATGTTGAAAAGCATTGCTCAAAAGCTGTTTATACTTCTCAACTGAAATATGTATGTATTGCTGGGAG GTATATCCAAGGTGCACCCTTCTTTGGCAGCTCAAATGCAAACGTTGATAATGTGCTTCCCATTGAAGGTACGGCACTACCAATATCAGAATCAGATGGTGCTGTCATAAATAACACGAGCACCTCCACTTCAGTGTCAACTACCACCCTCCGTGCTCGCATTGTAGGGCAAGGGTATAAGCAG GTCTGTGGAGAGGCAAATGTTTGGGGTGATGGAGTTGTGCCTCAAGCATCAGCACATCTGGATGGTGCGCTGAATATCAGTTTGGACGGTGTTTACCACTCCCCGCTTGGTTCAGATGATGCTTCAAAACCATGGTATGGTTCCCCGGATGTTGTAGAGCAATGGATACACCACCTCCTTAATTAA